The window AATGTATATTTGACTAACCAATCCGTAAAAAACTGcatttgtaaaaaatacacaattacaatgtatatttttatggaACAACCCACTAAAATATtgtattcataaaaatatgaatttgcaAAAAATACACAATCACAATATATTTTGACGGACCAACCCGTAAAGAATCGCattcataaaaatatcaattctAACCATCCAACTTTATGATTGTGAGTTTTGCAAACCAATCTGTACACTTTTATAAAAATCCTATATCCTAAatcctatatgtatatatttgctagatttgattatttttttaaaaatatgttgttGAGAAGTAATATTTTAGGATATTATAGATACTGTAAATCCTTATAACATAGGATTATAATACAGCAgaaatttaaatccaaaaaatatatcaacttatatttttggatcattttttaataatgtagtGTTATTACATATATTTGGTCATTGTTTGTTCTCAAAGTAATATTACAAAGCCTATATAGATTATGTAATCCAAATGAGGTAgtattattttactttaaatgatTCCATAAACAGTATAATTTTCGAAGTTTAATAtgactatataaaatattatgattaataAGTGATTGCCACTGGaatactgttttgttttttaatgggCAAAACGTGTAGAAGATAGATAATGTGTCATGCTTGGCAAGCGTTTTGATACATATTCCATTTTTACGTATTGATTTCATGTGTTTTGTATATGATGTTGAGTCGAACAAATCCATTTCAGCTGGAATTCATGCTTGCCAATTTgttgttgcaacttgcaaggaCACATAGAACTTCGATCTGCCAAAAAATCAAcgtaaattttctttttattcaaatatatatgatttagatAAGTAATAAAATGGTGGGCTTAAAgttaaaatgcaaaacaaagaaatattttatcCATCTCTAAGAACATATTATCATGATCATAAATCTCATGCATCTTATCAAgagaaattatatacattgatAAGAAGACGAAAAAAGTCATCTtaaatatttgttatcataTTAAACTtgaaaagttaattaaaaaaagaacaaaaaaaataatcaggCAAAAAAATTATAGCGTAATTTCTTGAGCATATCAATCATAATTGATATGTTTGCATTGTTTAGGATTAGCTGCACAACATATTACATGATTAGTATACTCACAAACAAATGacataaaatatgaattataacaaaaaaaaataaacaaaacgtttttgttttgcttgataaTGAGATGTTTTATACAAAAGCTCTCATAAGAAACAATGGAGATGTGCAGGGCCGGTCCTAGGAAAATAGTGGCCTAAAGCAATTTTTATATGTAgtgttttctaaatttatgaactataaattatataattttaaaaattaaaaacaaaagaaaaaataaaaataatgccTGTTTGGTGTTCGAACCTACTAACTTGAATGCATTTTGAGCCTACATAACCATCTTGTTaagagaaattatttaataactaCTCCAAAAACTAGAATATAAGATGTGGCCTACAGCAGATGCTTTGGCTGCCTTATGGACGGGCCAGCACTGGAGATGTGTGATATTTGGTTTGCTaataagatgatatatatagaggtcATACATATTtaagtttgttttgattttgaatcaaCAATATATTTGTGAGCAAGccatatttaatatatttattatcatctatactattaaaagggaatatactattaaaagggaagcatttttaataagtagatatagattaagagattattacaatgaaatgccacTGAAAACTAAATAGGGATAAGTATAAATAAGGAGCCAAACAAAATGATATTGATAGGACCCAAACAGATTGAAATTAATGGTATTaccgaaccaaaataaaatgatataaccCTTCCAAATCGGATGCAAttgtaatactttttttttttgggtcaaaaggATGCAATTAATACCTAACATATACATATCACATCAAAATTGGGTGCTATTAATACCTACCATACCCATAACCAATCTAAATAAATCAACTCCCCAAAATTAGCTTAGATTATGTAAGGAAAAATCTCGGAAATTAACACCACAATATCGAATAGTTAATATAATCTTAGGATGTTaacttattttagtttattcccaataaataataactgaTCGAAATCACTGAAAAAATATACCATAGTATGTCTCAAATTTCGAATTATGTATACAAGATTACGAAATAGTTTGTTTACTAAATTTTAGCAACTTACCAAATCTTGGTAGATAATATAATCAAATCTTGAATACTATGGTATATTCTCTAGAACATCCCGCACTTACCCACATAATTAGCACGTCATAATTTAATGTAACGTATAACACAATTCAAATTATATTGTTAAGATTAGGAAAATTCTGTTTTAGAATATCTTTCCTAAAAGTAAATATGCGGTTAATAAGTAgtcaatttgatatttaatttacacATAAATTTCGGATAGTTAACATATGATCAATGTAGCATATTTTGAGGAGTAGCGTATATTAAAGATTCCTTGATTGCAcaattaacattaaaaacaatcaaatcttatagatattttaatattagtttttaaacaaaatttgacaaACTGATGAATAACGTAACCGACTAAATGTATCTATAAATAAGTCGTCAATTCACAATAACTCAATACTCGAAAAAAGTCCATCACCAAAAACAGAGAGGATCTTTGTGAAAACCTTATTTTGTGTGGTgaaaatttatttgttctttgttttgtttttagattgttATATGTTTAGATGTTCTGTTTATTCacttttttagtttatgattattatatttattctcagttataatttaaagaaataagCTAATATTTATAATGTGTTTATGTAGGGTTTTAAAGTATATTTGGAGAAGCCTATGGTGTTGTCTTCTAATTTTAGGTGAGAAGTTAAAACTTTGTCATTTAAATTGTATAATAGTGATCTCAACTTTTCAGAAGATATTTCAATGGCATTCTCAACTTTTTATGTATATAGGTTAAGAGATGAAGTTGCTGGTTAAACATGACAGTACATGTTGTGATCAAAGAGTGGTAACTTCACTTTTACACAAAATTATAATTGGTATAATGGATGTAAGCCTAATTTTGTCTACAATTTATTTCCTGTAAATGCTAAGCATACATCTCACAACCAatcaagaaaaatttaaaagtaaatcaattaattttctttctcagaTGTATATTACCAATTTCTACTAACTTCTTAGGGGTattcttattgtttttatttcagGGTCAATACTTGATCACAAGTCGATTTATTGATCCATACACAAACAAGTATAAAAATTTCATAGATGTTTTTCACttaatttttatctattttcttttcGAATACTTTCTAATCCGATATTTTTATCTATATCCAGATTGTGAATATTGGCCAAATTGAGAGAATTTATCATCAAAACATCATACTCCATTCTTAACTCCAAATGCAAATGTAGTGTAAATGTATGGtgttagaaataattttttttaacccatcTACGGTtcctcttatgtttttaatgcttggttctaattttttttatataaaacttatgTTTATATAAGTTGTGTATGAGGAGAAGTCAGAACTGTCTTCTTATTTCATGTTAATACACCGTTTAGAGAATATAATATAAGCTAATTTCTGGTGGATATTTTAATAATGttcataacctttttttttttttgtcaaaagtggTCATAACCTTCTAAGTAAAAGTTACAAGTGTATATATGCTCTTCACACTATAAGATAAAGATATTGTGTTCAAAAAATGATTCCAAACATCTTCAGAAAActaacattaaatgtttttaaatcgtaaagaatttaaaaaaaaattacttctcATGTGATTTGTTTTCAGCAAACATGCATACTTATCTTTTGTCAAGGTTCGGATACAGTTATTAGAGATNCCATACACAAACAAGTATAAAAATTTCATAGATGTTTTTCACttaatttttatctattttcttttcGAATACTTTCTAATCCGATATTTTTATCTATATCCAGATTGTGAATATTGGCCAAATTGAGAGAATTTATCATCAAAACATCATACTCCATTCTTAACTCCAAATGCAAATGTAGTGTAAATGTATGGtgttagaaataattttttttaacccatcTACGGTtcctcttatgtttttaatgcttggttctaattttttttatataaaacttatgTTTATATAAGTTGTGTATGAGGAGAAGTCAGAACTGTCTTCTTATTTCATGTTAATACACCGTTTAGAGAATATAATATAAGCTAATTTCTGGTGGATATTTTAATAATGttcataacctttttttttttttgtcaaaagtggTCATAACCTTCTAAGTAAAAGTTACAAGTGTATATATGCTCTTCACACTATAAGATAAAGATATTGTGTTCAAAAAATGATTCCAAACATCTTCAGAAAActaacattaaatgtttttaaatcgtaaagaatttaaaaaaaaattacttctcATGTGATTTGTTTTCAGCAAACATGCATACTTATCTTTTGTCAAGGTTCGGATACAGTTATTAGAGATAAAAAATCGAGAATGGGAACAAGACAGAAATTtggaaataatttgttttactttatgAATGTCTCAAGTTAAAAGTACAACagaaacataataatatttagaaatcGATGAAGCCAAAGAAATACCAACCTATATAATCCATTTGATAACACACATTACCATAGTAGATTAAATGCATTTGATCCATATGAATTATAATAACNCCAAATGCAAATGTAGTGTAAATGTATGGtgttagaaataattttttttaacccatcTACGGTtcctcttatgtttttaatgcttggttctaattttttttatataaaacttatgTTTATATAAGTTGTGTATGAGGAGAAGTCAGAACTGTCTTCTTATTTCATGTTAATACACCGTTTAGAGAATATAATATAAGCTAATTTCTGGTGGATATTTTAATAATGttcataacctttttttttttttgtcaaaagtggTCATAACCTTCTAAGTAAAAGTTACAAGTGTATATATGCTCTTCACACTATAAGATAAAGATATTGTGTTCAAAAAATGATTCCAAACATCTTCAGAAAActaacattaaatgtttttaaatcgtaaagaatttaaaaaaaaattacttctcATGTGATTTGTTTTCAGCAAACATGCATACTTATCTTTTGTCAAGGTTCGGATACAGTTATTAGAGATAAAAAATCGAGAATGGGAACAAGACAGAAATTtggaaataatttgttttactttatgAATGTCTCAAGTTAAAAGTACAACagaaacataataatatttagaaatcGATGAAGCCAAAGAAATACCAACCTATATAATCCATTTGATAACACACATTACCATAGTAGATTAAATGCATTTGATCCATATGAATTAtaataactttaaaagttttagaaaataCAAGAGGGACGagatagtaatatatattcaaaaaaattcgtAGAGctatttttaatttcaactaACAGGTATGAGACGTGAACggtaattcataaaataaaatacattttctaaactatttttGATCGAATACCAGATGAAAATTTCGGGTAACGAGACAAGATTTGAAAATTTGgataactaaatatatgtatttttttggtgaatcCTGCGGATTTTCAAGTTGTTTATGAGcttttcaaaataaacaaaacatcaaactatATATCTTATGTATTttccagatatatatatagtattaaaatcttataataatttgtaatagatatgacataattatcaaaatttaagttttctGAAACCGTATTGTATTTATGgtaaaacaatttataattagaattaattaattttagcttgaaatatatttaataaatgagataaaatgatttattgagCAACTAGAGGTATTTACTATTTGGGTTTAGAGGGACGACTTTTTACGgggaaagaaaatattatatatgttaggGGGATGGCTATCGAGACATAGTTTagacttagtttttgaaatcaattccgCACAATTTAGACTTGCTTTTTAAAATCAACCCCGCACGCATACGTGCAGGTCAGAATCTAGTTAGCTATAATTAAgaacaaattaaattagaatatatttgtgtaatattctttattaaattgttcAAGTTAAGCGTTTCTTCTATATGTAGTAATTGAAATTTATAAGCATAGTTTTGTTTAGGAAATtcctaaaatttgaaataaatgatgatttggtaatataaaatttgattattgtttccataaatatctaaaattgtataactaaaataaaatatatttattatatatacaatttcgaatTTAATAGCTTGATTTTTATGGTAACAACTTGAAataatttccataaatattggctaattattgttttctaaaaattaattcgttttataaaaattaattattgctTTTTGATTTTCGGGTTTATATCCATGCCCAACAAATGATCCGATTTCCAAATATCCAAATGTTTAATTTcgagtttgttttaattttgatccGATCCGAATtcaattttgtacttctcttttactaatatagagatgtgcattcttttaattattgaaaTCGTAACAAAGTAGACTAGTTCGGCCCACTTAATCCGTGATACAAACAAACATTAATatcaatgaaacaaaataaattatttaagggaaaaaatgtcaaaaaaatcatCAGCTTATCAAAAGTAgtgaaaaaaatctttaatttttattgatttttcaaataaatcacaatttttttatcttatcaaATAAAGTTTGATATTAACGAAATTTGTCAATGGAGACTAAACATAAAATTGActttttaagataaattataaattttacaatttaaaagaatttgttaATAGATAATCAAACcgttaaatttgaaaattcaaacTCATGTTTTATTTGACAAAATCAACtcgaatttgtgatttttaaaaaaaattcatgactTATTTGGAAAGTCAATAAAAGTTAGATATTTAATCTACTAAGTGTAAAGTTCGTACTTTGTTTCACcaatttgaataaattaatgatattttgacattttcccattattttcttattttttgaaattattgaataaatttgaataaatttgaataaactgAGAAGTCTTTTGCTAGTGGTGATATGACTATTGTGGAGCATGTCACAAAGCTTTTTTCAGAAGCCAAGGATTCAGAGACATCCAAGACTACTTCTGCACTTGTTTTGGCGGGTAGAATGTAAATTAGCAATTTATTATTTGTGTAAACACGAAAAATGGAAAACGTTATTATGTAAATTAGCAATTTATTATTTGTGTAAACACGAAAAATGGAAAACGTTATTATGTAAATTAGCAATTTATTATTTGTGTAAACACGAAAAATGGAAAACGTTATTATGTAAATTAGCAATTTATTATTTGTGTAAACACGAAAAATGGAAAACGTTATTATGTAAATTAGCAATTTATTATTTGTGTAAACACGAAAAATGGAAAACGTTATTATGTAAATTAGCAATTTATTATTTGTGTAAACACGAAAAATGGAAAACGTTATTATGTAAATTAGCAATTTATTATTTGTGTAAACACGAAAAATGGAAAACGTTATTATGTAAATTAGCAATTTATTATTTGTGTAAACACGAAAAATGGAAAACGTTATTTTGTAAATTAGCAATTTATTATTTGTGTGTTaaaaatcaaaagtcaaaactctataaataggtgttaaagagattttaattttttttttttggacaaacgaTGATTCTATTCATTCAAATAGAAAACATACAAGGAAAAGAGATTttaataagagagaaaaaaatggtaaaatgcAATTTCGATGTAAGCTACATagcaaatacaaaaacaacaatagGAGGATGGGTTGTTCGAAATAATGATGGTATGGCTACACATTGGGGATCAAGTGTTCTAAGGGCAGCAATGAACTCTCTCGAAGGTGAAGCAGAGGCTCTGTTATTGGCAATTCAACAAACTGTTAATCTTGGATACACGCATTTATGCTTTGAAGGTGATTGTAAAATTTTGATGGATTGCCTCTCTGATTCTTCAATAGATATCTCAATTCACAGTCTAATCCAGGATATTAAGCTCTGCTCAAGATGCTTTAGTGACATTCAATTTTCCTTTATTCATCGTACCAATAATGAAGCTGCTCATTTATTGGTAAAGAAGGGTTGTAATAgcttagatttttattttgattgttcTAATCCTCTAATTTGGTTGATGGAAACTTTGTATTTGGACAGATTTTATTCTGAATAAATTAcctttgttgaaaaaaaaaaagagagaaaaaaaaatagaggattagaaaagagaaaattaagagGTTTGAGCTGCTACTACTGCGTAAGACCAATTTCTTCTAAGTAATCGAATTCAATTAGTTCCAGTTTCTCCACCGAGTCTAAGCACGGGCCGATTTTGGGCCACCTAACCAGGCCTGGTTGCTTTTGTTCTTGGTTTTTTCAATTAGCGAGCGTATCAGTAGAACACTTAAATACACAATTTCACCGTTTTctctcaaataaattaaaataaaggaGAAGACTTTGACGGATGATGTCCGCCGCGGTAGAGCAATCGCGTAAGAAAGcgtctccgtctccgtctccgtcGTGTGGGTTATGGTCTTTGCCAGATGAGATTGCTATAGCTTGCTTTGCCCGCGTGTCAAGAGTAGATCACGCGGCCTTATCAATGGCCTCAAAGAGCTACCGCTCACTGGTGGTTTCGCCTGAGTTCTACGAGACACGATCCCGGATGGGTTGCACGGAGGAGTGCGTGTATGTATTCAATGACTCTCCAATTGAGCGAAACCCGCGCTGGTTCATCCTCCGCCGCTGTGTAAAAAATAATCGGAATCGGCTGATCCCGATCCCGTCGTTCCCAACTCCGCGATCAGCGACCTTGGTTTCCCTGGGGTGTGGGATCTATGTAATTGGCGGATGGAAAAAATACTCGAAAACCGCGCTTGTCTCGTACCTGGATTGTCGGACTCACACGTGGAGCTACCTCCCTTCCATGAGTGTTGCTCGCGCTGGCGCCCGTGCTGGCGTCTTAGACGGCAAGATATACGTGTTTGGAGGCTGCGAGGAGGATCCCTCAATCTGGGCAGAGGTATTCGACCCAAAGTTGCAAACTTGGAGTAGAGTTGTTATCCCGGACCAGCTGCTGATGACAGAGGCTAGGAAGGGGGTGCAGGGGGAGGAGACTTTTACTGTGTCCTGCAACTTTCCGAGGGTAGAAGGTTTGTggaatgattttaattattgtgCAACAGAT is drawn from Camelina sativa cultivar DH55 chromosome 8, Cs, whole genome shotgun sequence and contains these coding sequences:
- the LOC104706351 gene encoding F-box/kelch-repeat protein At5g49000-like isoform X1; amino-acid sequence: MMSAAVEQSRKKASPSPSPSCGLWSLPDEIAIACFARVSRVDHAALSMASKSYRSLVVSPEFYETRSRMGCTEECVYVFNDSPIERNPRWFILRRCVKNNRNRLIPIPSFPTPRSATLVSLGCGIYVIGGWKKYSKTALVSYLDCRTHTWSYLPSMSVARAGARAGVLDGKIYVFGGCEEDPSIWAEVFDPKLQTWSRVVIPDQLLMTEARKGVQGEETFTVSCNFPRVEG
- the LOC104706351 gene encoding F-box/kelch-repeat protein At5g49000-like isoform X2 — encoded protein: MMSAAVEQSRKKASPSPSPSCGLWSLPDEIAIACFARVSRVDHAALSMASKSYRSLVVSPEFYETRSRMGCTEECVYVFNDSPIERNPRWFILRRCVKNNRNRLIPIPSFPTPRSATLVSLGCGIYVIGGWKKYSKTALVSYLDCRTHTWSYLPSMSVARAGARAGVLDGKIYVFGGCEEDPSIWAEVFDPKLQTWSRVVIPDQLLMTEARKGVQGEETFTVSCNFPRVEV